TTCGATCAAGCACTATGAACCGGGGGACAGCTTGGAGGCGTCGAAGCTGCGGGGAAGTGGTGTTACGACTCGCATGAGCCGGATGAAACGTAATGAGCAGCGGATCGCCGGCTGGCTGATGAGGAGCATCAGAACTATCTGGCGAAGGTGGAGGAGATGAAGGCCCGCCAGGCGAATACGCAGGAGCGGGTGGTGCAGGCAGAGGCTGTGGCGTTCGCCGCGGAGGTGAAGCGCCGCAAGGCGGATGGAACGTTCGACGGTTCCCGCACGCCGGCATCAACCCCGAAGCTCTCTAACCCAACAGAACTTTTCACCCTGCACCCGTTCGGGTGTGGGGATTCACCCATGCCCACAGGAGGCAATTATGGCTGATCCCGTTTGGCTTCCGACGTGCTGCGCGCCGAGGGCCTGAAGGTTGACATCTATCCCGGCGCGTTCGAACGCGGGCACGGCGACTTCGGCACTATCTGGGGTCCGTTCATGCACCACACCGGCTCGTTCGGCGAGACGCCGCGGGGTATCGCGCAGCACTCGTCTCTCGGGCTCGCGTCGCAACTCCACCTCGCGCCGAACGGTGTTGTCACGCTGTGCGGCGTCGGCGTCGCATGGCACGCGGCACCGGCTCGTGGCCGGGCATCCCCGCGAACAACGGCAACGCCGTGACGATCGGCATCGAGGCCGCACACAACGGCACCGCGGCATGGTCGGAGGCCCAGTACGGCGCATACCTGAAGGTCGTCCGGGCCATCAACAAGCGCCTCGGCAACCCGTGGAACAAGGTCGTCGCGCACAAGGAGTACGGCGCGATCCAGGGCAAGTGGGACCCGGGAACCTCGACATGAAGCTGTTCCGTCAGCGGCTCCTCCAGGCACCGGATAAGCCGCTCGTGGTCATGAACATGATCGAGCTCGAGGCCAAGGAGAATCCGTGGGTCGGCGTCCGTAAGGCGAAGCCCGGCGCCGGGGGTGAGCGCAAGGTCGGCCGCGACGGTAAGGGCCGGTTCGTCGAGTACGAGAACGCGCACATCTACTTTCACCCGGCGACCGGCGCGCACGCCATCCCGCACGGCGGCCTGTTCGAGGCGTACGCCGAGCGCAAGTGGGAGACCGGCGAACTCGGCTTCCCGGTGCGCGACTTCACCAAGCTCGCCGACGGCGCAGTCATGGCGTTCCAGGGTGGCGTGCTCTACCGCAAGGACGGCAAGGACCACCACGTCGTGAAGGCGTCATCGGCCAGCGCTGGGCGCTCGAGGGCTACGAGAAGGGCCCGCTCGGCTGGCCGACGTCGGACGAGATCTCGAACGGCACGGGCGGCAAGCGTCAGGCGTTCGAGCACGGCGTCCTCGAGTGGGACCCCTCAGGCGCGGTGAAGAAGATCGGCGACGCCGCGAAGGATCTCACTCTCGTCAACGCGGCCGGCATCCCGCTGGCCGTCGAAGCAGTCGACCTCATCGCGGCCTGAGCCGCACCCACAGAAGGAGTTCTCGTCATGTCTGTACCCACCCCTCGTCTTGTCCTCGGCCGCGAGCCCGCCGCCTGGACCTCCCTCGTCTCAGCCATCCTGGTTCTGCTGACCACGTTCGGGTTCAACATCCCCACCGAGACTCAGGGCGTGTTCATGGCCGCGGTCAACGCGGTGCTCGGTCTGCTCGTGGTGATCTCGGTGAAGGAGAGCGTGTACCCGGCGCTCGTCGCGGTCGTTCAGACCGCGGTGCCGCTGGTCGTTGCGTTCGGCTTGAACCTCAGCGAGCAGCAACAGGGCGCCATCCTCGCGGTCTCCACGATTGCTCTCGGATTCCTGTTCACCCGCCCGCAGGTCACACCGAAGGTGTTGGCAGGTATTGAGCTTCCCGCTGACGGCGTCGAGCGCGAAGTCAACCTCGGCCGATGACCGTGACCTCGAGCGCCAGCGCTTGGATGAACCCCGCCGCGCTGAGTGACATCGGCGTGGTGGGGGTCGTCGTCGGCATGGCGCTCGTGCTCGGTATCGCCTTCGCCCGTGGCTGGATCGTATGGGGATCGGAGATCTCGATCTACAAGACCGCGGCCGAGCGCGACGCCAAGACCATCGCCGACCTCCTCGAGACCAACGCGCGCAACGCGCAGACGATGGCCGAGTGGAATGTCGCCGGCCAGCTCATCGCGAGCCAGTCGAAGGCACTGCGAGAGAGCTTGGAGTCCAACTGATGTGGGGATTCAAGACCAAGGGGGCGAGCGCGCACGAAGTTGATGCGCGCTCGAAGCGAAACGCGCGATCGGCCGAAGAAGCCCGGTCCGAAAGCGCACGGCTCGCCGAACGGGCGCGGCCGGTACAGCGGGAGCTTCGTGACCAGTTGGAACGCAACCACTGGGCCGAGCTGATCTTCGGAAGGCTGAACTAGTGGAGCTGATAGCCGACTGGGCACTTGTGGTGCTCGCCGTGCTGGCCACCGTCTACACCATCTGCTACGCCGCATGGCAGTACTGGTGGAAGGAGCGGGTGTCACTCATCTACCTAGGCAAGTCGACCCTGATGTGCTGGTCTTTCTCCAGATCTCGGCGTCAGTGTGGGCGGGTACTGACTATCCGGGGCGGGCGTGGATTCGATTCATCCTGTACTCGGGTGGCGCCGTGATGATGCTCGCGCTCCTGGTGATGCTGCTGGTGTTGCAGTACAAGACCGCCGTGACCGTTGGGCGGCAGGCGACTTCCGCCGGCCATGGCAAGTGTGGCGCGACGAGATCCGAGCATGGTGGGCAGGACGGTCATGATCGAACTTCTCTGGGTCGACGGAACTTGGGCACCCCGCGGCGGCTCCCCGCGTCGGAGGCGCTGCGCCGCGCGCTCGACCCCCGCAAGGTGAAGTTCACGTATGTGCCGTACCCGGCCGACTTCGGCCCGGCGACCGGCATGGGCGACCTGTCGTATGAGGAGTCGAAAGCGATCGGCGCGGCAGCGTTGGATCGAGCTGTCACCGAATCCCGCGAACTCGTGGTCGTCGGCGGCTACAGTGCGGGCGCGGCGGTCGCAGTGAAGTACGCGCGCGACATCCTGCCTCGGCGCCTCGCCATCAGGTGCTCGCCGTCGCGACGCTGGGCGACCCGCACACGCCGGTGCATCACGGCCGGTCCGGGATCGCCGGGGCGCTGCACGTCCCGCGGCCTCGGTTCACCGAGTGGGCGCCGGGTGATCCGATCGCCGACCTGCCGCTAGGTTCACCGCTGCGCACGGTCGCCGACCTAACCGGGTGGATGTCGGTGCGCACACCGAGGCCGCCCGCGCCTGGGCGTTCAAGACCGCTGAACGTCTGGCGGTGGCGCAGCCGTGGTGGAATCCGTTCCGCTGGCCGATTTCGCGCGTGCGGGGAGGACATCCGCAACTATCTCGGCACTGCGCATTCCACGGACTACGACGGTGGTGGCCACGCTAAGCGGTTGGCCCGCATGATCGAAGGGGTGAGTTAGCCATTACAGCTCCAGATCAGCCCGGTGCTGGTGTACCGGGCAAATACTTCTGCCCGCGAACCGCCGAACGGTGCACGTCAGGCCTGTCGCAGTTCGCGAATGCGATCAGGCGTTCTGGGATGACTACGCGTACAACCAGTTCAATCCGAAGTTTAAGCATATGGGTGAGCGGTTGATGTGATCGGTTGTTGGCTCATGCGGCGACGGCGAACATTGCGTCCGATCATCAACGGCATTTTCAATGGCTGGTTTGGTGGCGGTTCGGTTGGTGATCCGCAAGAGGTTCAGTACACGATCCAGGCCATCGCTGACGCCGTCCTCAACGGCTACAACGTGGAAACCAAGGTCACGTCGGGTACGTGGACGAAACTGAAAAACATCACCGAACTGATCGTGGGTCTCATCGGATGTGGGAAGAACGGTTCGGACGGCACCTCCAGTACCACCACCCGCGCAGCTGGCGG
This genomic window from Gordonia westfalica contains:
- a CDS encoding phage gene 29 protein family protein; the protein is MRNVKPKRRRCRCLFIGLPGVVGAPLVMGPDYWVDVARHLVECGVRLVADSIKHYEPGDSLEASKLRGSGVTTRMSRMKRNEQRIAGWLMRSIRTIWRRWRR
- a CDS encoding peptidoglycan recognition protein family protein, with the protein product MGSVHAPHRLVRRDAAGYRAALVSRARVATPPRAERCCHAVRRRRRMARGTGSWPGIPANNGNAVTIGIEAAHNGTAAWSEAQYGAYLKVVRAINKRLGNPWNKVVAHKEYGAIQGKWDPGTST
- a CDS encoding LGFP repeat-containing protein translates to MKLFRQRLLQAPDKPLVVMNMIELEAKENPWVGVRKAKPGAGGERKVGRDGKGRFVEYENAHIYFHPATGAHAIPHGGLFEAYAERKWETGELGFPVRDFTKLADGAVMAFQGGVLYRKDGKDHHVVKASSASAGRSRATRRARSAGRRRTRSRTARAASVRRSSTASSSGTPQAR
- a CDS encoding DUF7620 family protein; this translates as MWGFKTKGASAHEVDARSKRNARSAEEARSESARLAERARPVQRELRDQLERNHWAELIFGRLN
- a CDS encoding putative phage holin, with product MAVLVEGAGVTHLPRQVDPDVLVFLQISASVWAGTDYPGRAWIRFILYSGGAVMMLALLVMLLVLQYKTAVTVGRQATSAGHGKCGATRSEHGGQDGHDRTSLGRRNLGTPRRLPASEALRRALDPRKVKFTYVPYPADFGPATGMGDLSYEESKAIGAAALDRAVTESRELVVVGGYSAGAAVAVKYARDILPRRLAIRCSPSRRWATRTRRCITAGPGSPGRCTSRGLGSPSGRRVIRSPTCR